A window of Hypnocyclicus thermotrophus contains these coding sequences:
- a CDS encoding aminotransferase class I/II-fold pyridoxal phosphate-dependent enzyme has protein sequence MKNLYLQGVEKTDNKHILIRGIKYLDFTSGNFLGLKSHEKLKDAAKKAIDLYGIDSEVVPVNSKAIDIYLEVKTEITKLKKQEDTILYNSGYNINAGVIPTIFDEKDIIFSDSENFIELYQGIYKSGAHLIRYKHNNIEDLKNKIKKNRDKFKKAGVITDTIFNTDGQKAKLKEIVKLKEEFDFIFIVDESNADGIYGGDLGGVVLEQKVEDEVDIIVGSFSKNLGVLGEYVSGKVDYINLLMKNSLNKNIFYKSVMTPIFINSLKTALDIIKDEEERREKVLKYSEKIREELMRMEFNIAHSASHIIPIVFNTNEEAILLSKFLYKNGILVSTSIAKNTIKPRIKIYISTLLEDEDIEILLKNLKEFKEKNEIKKEVIETPKENLESLVKTPENEEVIDEDLLENLTIED, from the coding sequence GTGAAAAATTTATATTTACAAGGGGTAGAAAAAACAGATAATAAACATATATTAATAAGAGGTATTAAATATTTAGATTTTACATCAGGAAATTTTTTGGGACTTAAAAGTCATGAAAAATTAAAAGATGCTGCAAAAAAAGCTATTGATTTATATGGAATAGATTCAGAAGTTGTACCAGTAAATTCTAAAGCTATAGATATATATTTAGAAGTAAAAACAGAAATTACAAAATTAAAAAAACAAGAAGATACGATACTTTATAATTCAGGATATAATATTAATGCAGGAGTAATTCCTACGATATTTGATGAAAAAGATATAATATTTAGTGATTCAGAAAATTTTATTGAATTATATCAAGGAATATATAAAAGTGGGGCACATTTAATAAGATATAAGCATAATAATATAGAAGATTTAAAAAATAAGATTAAAAAAAATAGAGATAAGTTTAAAAAAGCAGGAGTTATAACAGATACAATATTTAATACAGATGGACAAAAAGCTAAATTAAAAGAAATTGTAAAATTAAAAGAAGAGTTTGATTTTATATTTATTGTAGATGAAAGTAATGCAGATGGTATTTATGGAGGAGATTTAGGAGGAGTAGTATTAGAACAGAAAGTAGAAGATGAAGTTGATATAATAGTTGGAAGTTTTTCTAAGAATTTAGGTGTTTTAGGAGAATATGTGTCTGGTAAAGTTGATTATATAAATCTTCTTATGAAAAATTCATTAAATAAAAATATATTTTATAAAAGTGTTATGACGCCAATATTTATAAATAGTTTAAAAACCGCTTTAGATATAATAAAAGATGAAGAAGAAAGACGGGAAAAAGTATTAAAATATAGTGAAAAAATTAGAGAAGAATTGATGCGAATGGAATTTAATATAGCACATTCAGCATCACATATTATACCAATTGTATTTAATACAAATGAAGAAGCAATACTTTTAAGCAAATTTTTATATAAAAATGGAATATTAGTGTCTACAAGTATTGCAAAAAATACAATAAAACCTAGAATAAAAATTTATATAAGTACTTTATTAGAAGATGAAGATATTGAAATTCTTTTAAAAAACTTAAAAGAATTTAAAGAGAAAAATGAAATAAAAAAAGAAGTTATTGAAACTCCAAAAGAAAACTTAGAAAGTTTAGTAAAAACACCAGAAAATGAAGAAGTTATAGATGAAGATTTATTAGAAAATTTAACTATTGAAGACTAG
- a CDS encoding D-2-hydroxyacid dehydrogenase — protein MKLVFLDAISLGNDIDLSIFNKFGEFKYYKTTSKEELFDRIKDVEVIITNKIYFGKEELKQAKKLKLIAITATGYNNVDLEEARKRNIKVCNVKGYSTNSVAQLTLTYILALATNICKYDKSVKEGEWSQSPIFTLLKYPMFDITDKTLGIIGYGEIGKKVEELAKNIGMKVLIAKRPGVNYEDDFRTEFKELIKNSDFITLHCPLSKDTKHLISYKEFDMMKSTSFLINIARGPVVDELALYKALKEKKIAGAAIDVMDSEPPKKENPLLKLDNILITPHIAWASIESRIKLINGVVKNIEDFINNKLINL, from the coding sequence GTGAAACTTGTATTTTTAGATGCAATTAGTTTAGGCAATGATATAGATTTATCTATTTTTAATAAATTTGGAGAATTTAAGTATTATAAAACAACAAGTAAAGAAGAATTATTTGACAGAATAAAAGATGTGGAAGTTATAATAACAAATAAAATTTATTTTGGAAAAGAAGAATTAAAACAAGCTAAAAAACTAAAACTTATTGCAATTACAGCTACAGGATACAACAATGTAGATTTAGAAGAAGCTAGAAAAAGAAATATAAAAGTATGCAATGTAAAAGGATATTCTACAAATTCAGTAGCTCAATTAACATTAACTTATATTTTAGCATTAGCTACTAATATATGTAAATATGATAAAAGCGTAAAAGAAGGAGAGTGGTCACAGTCACCGATTTTTACACTATTAAAATACCCAATGTTTGATATAACAGATAAAACATTGGGAATAATTGGATATGGAGAAATAGGTAAAAAAGTAGAAGAATTAGCAAAAAATATAGGAATGAAAGTTTTAATTGCTAAAAGACCGGGAGTTAATTATGAAGATGATTTTAGAACGGAATTTAAAGAATTGATTAAAAACTCTGATTTTATTACTTTGCACTGTCCTCTTAGTAAAGATACAAAGCACTTGATTTCATATAAAGAATTTGATATGATGAAATCAACAAGTTTTTTAATAAATATAGCAAGAGGGCCTGTAGTAGATGAATTAGCACTTTATAAAGCTCTAAAAGAGAAAAAAATAGCAGGAGCAGCAATAGATGTAATGGACAGTGAACCACCTAAAAAAGAGAATCCTTTATTAAAGTTAGATAATATATTAATTACTCCTCATATAGCATGGGCGTCAATAGAGAGTAGAATTAAATTGATAAATGGAGTTGTAAAAAATATAGAAGATTTTATAAATAATAAATTAATAAATTTATAA
- a CDS encoding 5' nucleotidase, NT5C type has translation MKIFIDIDGVLWNTEKAIVELYNKKYGYNADWRDVKDWNFSPAIPAGTPDNVINDLFESDEVYSGNNTYEGAVEYIKKLNEEFEEVYFCTVGKNINNSKKLEMLKRLIPEVKVITISFPYKVLSDKSMINMQGAIFIDDHSSNLNSSNAKYKILFEPNDIKNWNKKWEGIRLKTWKDVYNFIKTVKSIEYIINEKFIKLLSLKEKKCEIDLISEEIKKDIVKYIKSSINCK, from the coding sequence ATGAAAATTTTTATTGATATTGATGGAGTATTATGGAATACTGAAAAAGCTATTGTAGAGTTATATAATAAAAAATATGGATATAATGCAGATTGGAGAGATGTAAAAGATTGGAATTTTAGTCCTGCTATTCCAGCAGGAACGCCAGATAATGTGATTAATGACTTATTTGAAAGTGATGAAGTATATTCTGGTAATAATACATATGAAGGTGCAGTAGAATATATAAAAAAATTAAATGAAGAATTTGAAGAAGTATATTTTTGTACTGTAGGTAAAAATATTAACAATTCTAAAAAACTTGAAATGTTAAAAAGATTGATTCCGGAAGTAAAAGTTATAACTATTAGTTTTCCGTATAAAGTTCTTTCTGATAAATCAATGATAAATATGCAAGGAGCTATTTTTATTGATGATCACTCAAGTAATTTAAATAGTAGTAATGCAAAATACAAAATATTATTTGAACCTAATGATATAAAAAATTGGAATAAAAAATGGGAGGGGATTAGATTAAAAACTTGGAAAGATGTATATAATTTTATAAAAACAGTAAAAAGTATAGAGTATATTATTAATGAAAAATTTATAAAATTATTATCATTAAAAGAAAAAAAATGTGAAATAGATTTAATTTCAGAGGAAATAAAGAAAGATATTGTAAAATATATAAAAAGTAGTATAAATTGTAAATAA
- a CDS encoding aspartate kinase: MSIIVQKYGGTSVGDIEKIKNIAKKVVKTKRQGNKMVIVVSAMGKTTNQLVNMAHEITENPSEREMDVLLSTGEQITIALLAMAIENLGENVISLTGAQAGIITDSRHKKARIEEINTERLNCELNNNKIVIVAGFQGITKEGNISTLGRGGSDTSAVALACALKADMCEIYTDVPGVFTTDPRKVKTAKLMNEISYDEMLELAKLGAKVLHPRSVELARKYNLVLYVKSTFEEGKGTKVAGVNKMEKVLVRGVTIDENIARISVVDVPDHPGVAFNLFSHLAKNNIGIDMIIQNLDHNGKNDISFTVSTDDLNNAKNIANEFLQSVNGNTVIVKDDVCKLSIVGTGITGSAEVASKLFEILYKAGVNIEMISTSEIKISCLIDKKLGLEALNAVHEAFELGL, encoded by the coding sequence ATGAGCATTATTGTACAAAAATATGGGGGAACATCTGTAGGTGATATAGAAAAAATAAAAAACATAGCAAAAAAAGTAGTAAAAACGAAAAGACAAGGAAATAAAATGGTTATTGTTGTATCTGCTATGGGAAAAACAACTAATCAACTTGTTAATATGGCTCATGAAATAACAGAGAATCCATCAGAAAGAGAAATGGATGTATTATTATCAACAGGAGAACAAATAACAATAGCACTCCTTGCCATGGCAATAGAAAATTTAGGAGAGAATGTTATATCACTTACAGGGGCTCAAGCTGGAATAATTACTGATAGTAGACATAAAAAAGCAAGAATAGAAGAAATAAACACAGAAAGATTAAACTGCGAATTAAATAATAATAAAATAGTAATTGTAGCAGGATTTCAAGGAATTACAAAAGAAGGTAATATTTCAACTCTTGGAAGAGGTGGTTCTGATACCAGTGCAGTAGCATTAGCCTGTGCATTAAAAGCGGATATGTGTGAAATTTATACAGATGTACCAGGAGTATTTACTACAGATCCAAGAAAAGTAAAAACAGCAAAATTAATGAATGAAATAAGTTATGATGAAATGTTAGAACTTGCTAAACTTGGAGCAAAAGTATTGCATCCAAGATCAGTAGAGTTAGCTAGAAAATATAATTTGGTATTGTATGTAAAATCTACATTTGAAGAAGGAAAAGGAACTAAAGTAGCGGGGGTAAATAAAATGGAGAAAGTACTAGTAAGAGGAGTAACAATAGATGAAAATATAGCAAGAATATCAGTAGTAGATGTACCAGATCATCCGGGAGTTGCATTTAATTTATTTTCACATCTAGCAAAAAATAATATAGGAATAGATATGATAATACAAAACTTAGATCATAATGGTAAAAATGATATTTCATTTACAGTATCTACAGATGATCTCAATAATGCAAAAAATATAGCAAATGAATTTTTACAAAGTGTAAATGGTAATACAGTAATAGTTAAAGATGATGTATGTAAACTTTCAATTGTAGGAACGGGGATTACAGGTTCTGCAGAAGTAGCATCAAAATTATTTGAAATACTTTATAAAGCAGGAGTAAATATAGAGATGATAAGCACATCAGAAATAAAAATATCATGTTTAATTGATAAGAAATTAGGACTTGAAGCGTTAAATGCAGTACATGAAGCGTTTGAATTAGGATTATAG
- the thrB gene encoding homoserine kinase, which produces MLKIKVPGTSANIGPGFDTLGVAIDIYNEYYIKKLDTNEKKVVWKSNVSSIDNKENYTYTTILKILNKYNKHNIGFELTMGSIDVPISRGLGSSASAIVAGIYAANYLLDDILTLEDIKLLATEFEGHPDNVIPAIIGGLSVSVYEDKKVYTSLINFPKDLEFIVMIPDFKLSTELARKVLPEKYYRKDCVFNISRVALLINSLNNKEYENLRIGINDKIHQNYRKELIKNCNKIFEVSKELGAYGEFISGAGPTLISIIDKKNTDFFHDMKEFLETLEEKWDIKKLQINNKGTLIEVIE; this is translated from the coding sequence ATGCTAAAAATTAAAGTTCCAGGAACTAGCGCTAATATAGGACCAGGATTTGATACATTAGGAGTAGCAATTGATATTTATAATGAATATTATATAAAAAAATTAGATACTAATGAAAAAAAAGTAGTTTGGAAATCTAATGTATCATCAATTGATAACAAAGAAAATTATACATATACTACAATATTAAAAATTCTTAATAAATATAATAAACATAATATAGGATTTGAGTTAACTATGGGGAGTATAGATGTACCTATATCGAGAGGATTAGGAAGTAGTGCATCAGCTATTGTTGCAGGAATTTATGCAGCAAATTATCTTCTTGATGATATTTTAACATTAGAAGATATAAAACTTTTAGCAACGGAATTTGAAGGACACCCTGATAATGTTATACCTGCAATTATTGGCGGTTTATCTGTATCTGTTTATGAAGATAAAAAAGTATATACTTCATTAATTAACTTTCCAAAAGATTTAGAATTTATAGTAATGATACCAGATTTTAAACTTAGTACAGAATTAGCTAGAAAAGTATTACCTGAAAAATATTATAGAAAAGATTGTGTTTTTAATATTTCACGAGTAGCATTATTAATAAATTCTTTAAATAATAAAGAGTATGAAAATTTAAGAATTGGAATAAATGATAAAATTCATCAAAATTATAGAAAAGAACTTATTAAAAATTGTAATAAAATATTTGAAGTTTCAAAAGAATTGGGAGCATATGGAGAATTTATTAGTGGAGCTGGACCTACTCTTATTTCAATAATCGATAAAAAAAATACAGATTTTTTTCATGATATGAAAGAGTTTTTAGAAACATTAGAAGAAAAATGGGATATAAAAAAATTACAAATAAATAATAAAGGAACTTTAATTGAGGTGATAGAATGA
- a CDS encoding homoserine dehydrogenase: MKIALLGYGTVGSGVYDLVIKNREKIRNKYNEDIEVIQILDRNIDRFKDLAHYNVFVDSIDKIINGKADIVIEMLGGVNPAYDFVKKSLLSKKHVITSNKDLIAEHGEELRKIARESGVRIAYEASVGGGIPVLKPLKESLVGNDILSIQAIINGTTNFILSKMYNENMEYSKVLKIAQDMGFAEADPTSDVKGYDAARKITILTDLGLDFKINWKDIYCEGIDNIDAQDIINAKNLNSKIKLIAFSKAVDNKLYIAVRPVVVKADSTLGKIDNEFNGVMITGDSVGEVLFYGKGAGKYPTASAVFGDIVDIIINKNESKIVLSKENYEFTYKYPFKSDWLVRVDSDDINKVTGKIFDIFSSNRVEITSFLSSGEIALKVSDINEYELEENLLKLKETGYLKAVKYFLIDNA; encoded by the coding sequence ATGAAAATAGCATTACTTGGTTATGGAACAGTAGGTTCAGGTGTATATGATTTAGTAATTAAAAATAGAGAAAAAATAAGAAATAAATATAACGAAGATATTGAAGTGATTCAAATATTAGACAGAAATATAGATAGATTTAAAGATTTAGCACACTATAATGTTTTTGTTGATAGTATAGATAAAATAATTAATGGAAAAGCAGATATAGTAATTGAAATGTTAGGAGGCGTAAATCCAGCATATGATTTTGTAAAAAAATCTCTTTTATCAAAAAAACATGTGATTACTTCAAACAAAGATCTCATTGCAGAGCACGGGGAAGAACTAAGAAAAATTGCAAGAGAAAGTGGAGTAAGAATAGCATATGAAGCCAGTGTTGGTGGTGGAATACCAGTATTAAAACCATTGAAAGAAAGTTTAGTAGGAAATGATATTTTGTCAATTCAAGCTATAATTAATGGAACAACAAATTTTATATTATCAAAAATGTATAATGAAAATATGGAATATAGTAAAGTATTAAAAATAGCTCAAGACATGGGATTTGCTGAAGCGGATCCAACATCAGATGTTAAAGGATATGATGCAGCTAGAAAGATTACTATATTAACCGATTTAGGGTTAGATTTTAAAATAAATTGGAAAGATATATATTGTGAAGGAATAGATAATATTGATGCTCAAGATATAATAAATGCTAAAAATTTAAATTCTAAAATAAAACTTATAGCATTTAGCAAAGCAGTAGATAATAAATTATATATAGCGGTAAGACCAGTAGTAGTGAAAGCTGATTCTACACTAGGAAAAATAGATAATGAATTTAATGGAGTAATGATAACAGGGGATAGTGTAGGAGAAGTTCTTTTTTATGGAAAAGGAGCAGGGAAATATCCTACAGCAAGTGCAGTATTTGGCGATATTGTAGATATTATTATTAATAAAAATGAAAGTAAAATTGTTTTGTCAAAAGAAAATTATGAATTTACATATAAATACCCTTTTAAAAGTGATTGGTTAGTTAGAGTTGACAGTGATGATATAAACAAAGTTACTGGGAAAATTTTTGATATATTTAGTAGTAATAGAGTAGAAATTACATCATTTTTATCATCAGGAGAGATTGCCTTAAAGGTATCTGATATAAATGAATATGAATTAGAAGAAAATTTATTAAAATTAAAAGAAACAGGATACTTAAAAGCAGTAAAATATTTTTTAATTGATAATGCATAG
- a CDS encoding ABC transporter substrate-binding protein, translating into MFKKNIFIFLLLTFTTITFATTVPKEELVTKNNIVYVNLDFLKKLDLNYKKDNNKVIINNIIFSKNNISYNNVKVNTLINIIESDYIDINAITTIFNFTFKNNTFLKNNEKNFPITYNNYTITKSLKKIISLSPGVTEKLFKIGAGNMIYGRTSYCNYPKEAKKIEDLGTIFSPNLERIIEIYPDAVISESHFNKKILSKLNEVGIESFAYNYPKNINEIYEFIDYLGIFTNKKYESRIVNYSLKNRVSYYLNSLKNIRSKPTVYYVVGTGEAEYTAGKNTFIDDLIKIAGAKNIADDTEGWVFSKEKLFERNPDIIFGSEYNINLMKNSELYSQLKAFKTGNYFIVDENIMNLSGPRLIEEGLPLLIEHFHKLK; encoded by the coding sequence ATGTTTAAAAAAAATATTTTTATATTTTTATTATTAACTTTTACAACTATTACCTTTGCAACTACTGTACCAAAAGAAGAACTAGTAACTAAAAACAATATTGTTTATGTCAATTTGGATTTTCTTAAAAAATTAGATTTAAATTATAAAAAAGATAATAACAAAGTTATCATTAATAATATTATTTTTTCAAAAAATAATATTTCTTATAATAATGTTAAAGTGAATACATTAATTAATATTATCGAAAGTGATTATATAGATATTAATGCAATAACTACTATATTTAATTTCACTTTCAAAAATAATACATTTTTAAAAAATAATGAAAAAAACTTCCCTATTACCTATAATAATTATACAATAACTAAATCTTTAAAAAAAATAATTTCTCTTTCTCCTGGAGTAACAGAAAAATTATTTAAAATAGGTGCTGGAAATATGATATATGGACGTACTTCTTATTGTAATTATCCAAAAGAAGCTAAAAAAATAGAAGATTTAGGAACTATTTTTTCTCCAAATCTAGAAAGAATAATTGAAATATATCCTGATGCTGTTATATCAGAAAGTCATTTTAATAAAAAAATCTTATCTAAATTAAATGAAGTAGGTATCGAGAGTTTTGCTTATAATTATCCAAAAAATATTAACGAAATATATGAATTTATTGATTATTTAGGAATCTTCACAAATAAAAAATATGAATCTAGAATAGTAAATTATTCTTTGAAAAATAGAGTTTCTTATTATTTAAATAGTTTAAAAAATATAAGATCAAAACCAACTGTATATTATGTAGTTGGTACTGGCGAAGCTGAATATACTGCTGGAAAAAATACTTTTATTGATGATTTAATAAAAATAGCGGGAGCTAAAAATATAGCAGATGATACTGAAGGATGGGTATTTAGTAAAGAGAAATTATTTGAAAGAAACCCTGACATTATTTTTGGTTCTGAATATAATATAAATCTAATGAAAAATTCTGAATTATATAGTCAACTAAAAGCCTTTAAAACTGGAAATTATTTTATTGTTGATGAAAATATAATGAATCTATCAGGTCCAAGATTAATAGAAGAAGGACTACCTCTATTAATAGAACATTTTCATAAACTAAAATAA
- a CDS encoding FecCD family ABC transporter permease gives MKKNIFINKKSYLYIIITLIILFVSIFVSLNLGNSDISIKEVTEILLKKSDDKIKTLIIWNIRLPRILSAILIGGSLAISGAGLQSIFRNPMVDPYIIGTSSGAAIGATLAYILKLDMIFIKIFAFIFALISSFFIYFLNNKNNQINTLKLLLSGIILNSFLSSIVSLLMILNKDELMNILYWTMGSLNSSSFKDLKIITFPIIIISFLFFLLHKELDIISFGEENARSVGVNSEKIKKYVLIFSIILTSISVSTAGIIGFVGLITPHFFRLFLGSNHKYILPLSFLGGGVFLLICDNISRSITKSMDIPLGIITGLFGAPLFLYLLLKSKK, from the coding sequence ATGAAAAAAAATATTTTTATAAATAAAAAATCATATCTCTACATTATCATTACTTTAATTATTCTATTTGTTTCAATATTTGTATCTTTAAATTTAGGTAACAGTGATATTTCTATAAAAGAAGTCACTGAAATATTACTAAAAAAAAGTGATGATAAAATAAAAACTCTAATTATTTGGAATATACGTTTACCTAGAATATTATCAGCTATTCTAATAGGTGGTAGTCTTGCTATAAGTGGTGCTGGCCTCCAGTCAATTTTTAGAAATCCTATGGTTGATCCTTATATTATAGGGACCTCAAGTGGTGCTGCAATTGGTGCTACACTAGCATATATTTTAAAATTAGATATGATTTTCATTAAAATATTTGCTTTTATTTTTGCTCTTATATCTTCTTTTTTTATATATTTTCTTAATAATAAAAATAATCAAATAAATACATTAAAACTATTATTATCAGGAATTATCTTAAACTCTTTTTTATCCTCAATAGTATCATTATTAATGATACTCAATAAAGATGAATTAATGAATATTCTATATTGGACTATGGGTAGCTTGAATAGTAGTTCTTTTAAAGATTTAAAAATAATAACTTTTCCTATTATTATTATTAGTTTTTTATTTTTTTTATTGCATAAAGAATTAGATATAATATCTTTTGGTGAAGAAAACGCTAGAAGTGTAGGTGTTAATAGCGAAAAAATCAAAAAATATGTTTTGATTTTTTCTATTATTTTAACATCCATCTCTGTTTCAACAGCTGGAATCATTGGATTTGTAGGATTAATTACTCCACATTTTTTTAGATTATTTTTAGGCAGTAATCACAAATATATACTTCCACTATCATTTTTAGGTGGTGGCGTATTTTTACTTATTTGTGATAATATATCAAGAAGTATTACTAAAAGTATGGATATTCCACTCGGTATTATTACTGGATTATTTGGAGCTCCTTTATTTTTATATTTATTACTAAAATCTAAAAAATAA
- a CDS encoding ABC transporter ATP-binding protein: MYIEIKNLNYNNILKNINFSIKKSSFNVILGPNGAGKSTLLKILSNNIKNYSGKITINNKNVKNYHNKEFAKLLSIIHQNNTPSLEFSVYDTVMFGRYIHQSRFNQNIKTDKEIVLETLKNLDLLEYKDKSILKLSGGEQKRVFIAQSIVQESDILLLDEPTANLDIKHQIKILELCKKLNKTGKTIIMVLHDINLAINYSDNIIFIKNGTIKNITSSNSINPLILDDIYSINLEIFNNSNNKKIFFPKIKK; encoded by the coding sequence ATGTATATAGAAATTAAAAATCTAAATTATAATAATATTCTTAAAAATATTAATTTTTCAATAAAAAAAAGTAGTTTTAATGTAATTTTAGGCCCAAATGGTGCTGGTAAATCTACTTTATTAAAAATATTATCTAATAATATCAAAAATTACTCTGGAAAAATAACCATAAATAATAAAAATGTCAAAAATTATCATAATAAAGAGTTTGCAAAACTTTTATCTATTATTCATCAAAATAATACCCCCTCACTTGAATTTAGTGTATATGATACTGTAATGTTTGGTAGATATATACATCAAAGTCGATTTAATCAAAATATTAAGACAGATAAAGAAATAGTTTTAGAAACTTTAAAAAATCTTGACTTGTTAGAATATAAGGATAAATCCATACTAAAATTAAGTGGTGGTGAACAAAAAAGAGTTTTTATCGCTCAATCTATTGTACAAGAAAGTGATATTTTGCTTCTTGATGAACCTACAGCAAATCTTGATATAAAACATCAAATAAAAATTTTAGAACTTTGTAAAAAATTAAATAAAACTGGCAAAACAATTATTATGGTTTTACATGATATAAATTTAGCAATAAATTATAGCGATAATATTATTTTTATAAAAAATGGAACCATTAAAAACATTACATCTTCTAATAGTATAAATCCTCTAATATTAGATGACATTTACTCTATAAACTTGGAAATTTTTAATAATTCTAATAATAAAAAAATATTTTTTCCAAAAATAAAAAAATAA